A single window of uncultured Methanospirillum sp. DNA harbors:
- a CDS encoding DHH family phosphoesterase: MSLDKDVRSAAETILSCKSATVISHIDADGISSESILSQAISRAGIPVRSVYLRQLDPLTLHEIPGDNSLKIFSDFGSGQQTMLQEKGIHPDNVVIIDHHVSQPADTGYLEVNCLLHGHEKMSAAGVAYLVAREMDEINCDLAKLAVVGNIGDMMDRENLKLSGPAREIMADGVGYGNVEVWEHDLNIYGISTRPLPNALAYSDDIDIPGVSHDPDGARRFLERIGIRPVSANRWPVWESLSLEEKQTVVCSIIDQMMAFGKSLDRLFTDHYLFPDENITQATLRNASEYATLLNSCGRWKRPELGGAICRGDRVVAYREAEQMLRNHRNKIREVMEYITDNGVSELSHLLYIHVGDRFPDTIVGIGAGMSLSRLNPEKPILIMCEDSLDPSKTKISMRTKPEVVDKGVDLQKALCVACERVDGSSGGGHRIAAGAFIPREAEQEFIEDVNRIIKQQYAQKSSDSC; encoded by the coding sequence ATGAGTCTTGATAAGGATGTGCGGTCTGCTGCTGAAACAATTCTTTCATGTAAATCAGCAACTGTCATCTCTCATATCGATGCTGATGGTATATCCAGCGAGTCCATCCTTTCACAGGCGATTTCGCGTGCAGGAATCCCTGTCAGGAGTGTCTATCTCAGACAACTGGATCCCCTCACCCTTCATGAGATTCCCGGGGATAACTCGCTCAAGATCTTTTCTGACTTTGGTTCAGGTCAGCAGACAATGCTCCAGGAGAAGGGGATTCATCCAGATAATGTTGTCATCATCGATCATCATGTAAGCCAGCCCGCTGATACGGGGTATCTGGAGGTTAACTGCCTCCTGCACGGGCATGAAAAGATGAGTGCCGCCGGAGTCGCCTATCTGGTTGCTCGTGAGATGGATGAGATCAATTGCGATCTTGCAAAACTGGCAGTGGTCGGCAATATCGGCGACATGATGGATCGGGAGAACCTGAAATTATCAGGTCCTGCACGTGAGATCATGGCCGATGGGGTGGGCTATGGTAATGTCGAGGTCTGGGAGCATGATCTTAATATATATGGAATATCTACGAGGCCCCTTCCGAATGCACTTGCATACTCTGATGACATAGACATTCCCGGAGTATCCCACGATCCCGATGGTGCAAGGCGTTTCCTTGAAAGGATAGGTATCAGACCCGTTTCCGCAAACCGGTGGCCGGTATGGGAATCACTCTCATTAGAGGAGAAACAGACTGTTGTCTGTTCTATTATTGATCAGATGATGGCTTTTGGGAAGAGTCTGGATCGGCTGTTTACAGATCATTATCTCTTTCCTGATGAGAATATAACCCAGGCGACTCTCCGGAATGCATCAGAATATGCGACCCTCCTTAACTCATGCGGAAGATGGAAGAGGCCGGAACTCGGAGGAGCAATATGCCGTGGGGATCGGGTGGTGGCATATCGTGAAGCTGAACAGATGCTGAGAAACCACCGGAACAAGATCAGGGAAGTGATGGAATATATCACCGACAACGGAGTCTCTGAGCTTTCTCATCTGCTTTATATCCATGTCGGTGACCGGTTCCCTGATACCATTGTTGGTATTGGTGCGGGGATGTCACTATCGCGTCTTAATCCTGAAAAACCAATTTTAATCATGTGCGAGGACTCTCTTGATCCGTCCAAAACCAAGATCTCGATGCGGACCAAGCCTGAAGTCGTGGATAAAGGGGTTGATCTTCAGAAAGCCCTGTGTGTGGCATGTGAACGGGTTGACGGTTCTTCGGGAGGCGGTCATCGGATTGCTGCAGGGGCATTTATTCCCCGTGAAGCTGAACAAGAGTTTATCGAAGATGTCAACCGAATAATTAAGCAGCAATATGCTCAAAAGAGTTCAGATTCTTGCTGA
- a CDS encoding NAD(P)H-hydrate dehydratase, with the protein MMRFWEDSHQIRKYLNQQIITPERMRVIDTNARVLGVSDLQLMESAGHALADVVRRYHPTSVLILCGSGNNGGDGMVAARLLTRETEVTILYYDSPKMSPACRTQLSVLQNCAVKLFPMRCKDDLLTREHLFSQSDLIVDALLGTGVAGDLKEPYKSCVYLANETKLPIISADMPTPGIIPTVICSFHRAKSEGSETVDIGIPVLAEICTGPGDLLLIPDRRSSAHKGIGGSLLVIGGGPYQGAPYLTGMAALRAGADIVRVASPSYLQFPDLIHVPTKREQISEDDIDSLAGLCERADVVVCGMGLGPDSHQVVSAIAPYCRKAVFDADALRLPLPVAKETIYTPHAGEFARITGKNPGTEIHARADVVRNAATDGTVLLKGEVDVISDGEEIRFNRTGTPAMTVGGTGDILAGVCGALFAVLHAFDAACIGAYVTGSAGEIITEQMGYGLTAQDLLPVIPQILYRHTILGHT; encoded by the coding sequence ATGATGAGATTTTGGGAAGATTCACACCAGATCAGGAAATATCTGAATCAGCAGATCATCACCCCTGAAAGGATGAGGGTGATAGATACAAACGCAAGGGTTCTTGGAGTCAGCGATCTGCAATTGATGGAGAGTGCCGGGCATGCTCTCGCAGATGTTGTCCGCCGGTACCACCCGACATCTGTTCTTATCCTCTGTGGCTCAGGAAATAATGGAGGAGATGGCATGGTTGCTGCACGTCTTCTCACGAGAGAGACCGAGGTTACCATCCTCTATTATGACAGTCCGAAGATGTCCCCTGCCTGTAGAACACAGTTGTCCGTTCTCCAGAATTGCGCAGTGAAACTCTTCCCAATGCGGTGCAAAGACGATCTTCTCACTAGGGAACATCTCTTTTCACAATCAGATCTGATAGTTGATGCACTGCTCGGAACCGGTGTGGCAGGGGACCTAAAAGAACCCTATAAGAGTTGCGTATACCTCGCCAATGAAACAAAATTGCCAATAATATCTGCAGACATGCCCACCCCGGGGATCATACCAACCGTAATCTGTTCATTCCACCGGGCAAAGTCAGAAGGTTCAGAAACTGTTGATATTGGTATTCCGGTTCTCGCAGAGATCTGCACCGGGCCGGGGGATCTGCTCCTCATACCTGATCGGAGGTCGTCCGCGCATAAAGGGATCGGAGGATCACTTCTTGTCATCGGGGGAGGACCATACCAGGGAGCACCATATCTCACAGGGATGGCAGCCCTTCGGGCAGGAGCAGATATCGTCCGCGTAGCATCTCCCTCATATCTCCAGTTCCCGGATCTTATTCACGTACCAACAAAAAGAGAGCAGATATCAGAAGATGATATTGACAGTCTCGCCGGTTTGTGCGAGAGGGCTGATGTGGTCGTCTGCGGTATGGGGCTTGGTCCTGATTCACACCAGGTAGTCAGTGCAATTGCCCCGTACTGCAGAAAAGCAGTTTTTGATGCCGATGCCCTCCGCCTGCCTCTCCCGGTTGCAAAAGAGACGATATACACCCCCCATGCAGGAGAGTTTGCGAGGATTACCGGGAAAAACCCGGGTACAGAGATCCATGCCAGGGCTGATGTTGTCAGGAATGCAGCAACTGATGGCACAGTTCTCCTCAAAGGAGAAGTCGATGTCATATCAGATGGAGAAGAGATCAGATTTAACCGAACAGGTACACCTGCGATGACAGTAGGAGGGACCGGAGACATCCTGGCAGGAGTGTGTGGAGCACTGTTTGCAGTGCTCCACGCATTTGATGCAGCATGTATCGGAGCCTATGTGACCGGTTCCGCAGGAGAAATTATTACAGAGCAGATGGGGTACGGACTTACCGCACAGGATCTTCTCCCGGTCATCCCTCAAATTCTGTACAGACATACAATACTGGGGCACACATGA
- the moaC gene encoding cyclic pyranopterin monophosphate synthase MoaC gives MTEFTHITDDRARMVDVSSKNEVNREAVASGVIILRPETLKAIADGTTIKGNVLATARVAATLAVKDTSRMIPMCHNIPVHGIDIEFEQDERSITARVKVISSGKTGVEMEALVGASTALLTIWDMVKSAEKDENGQYPVTRISDIIVEEKRKGHQP, from the coding sequence ATGACAGAGTTCACACATATTACAGATGATCGCGCCCGTATGGTTGATGTTTCATCAAAAAACGAAGTAAACCGTGAGGCGGTCGCTTCAGGAGTTATCATCCTTCGCCCGGAGACACTGAAGGCGATCGCAGATGGAACAACTATTAAGGGTAATGTCCTGGCAACCGCACGGGTAGCCGCAACACTGGCAGTAAAAGATACCTCCCGGATGATTCCGATGTGTCATAATATCCCGGTGCATGGGATTGATATCGAATTTGAACAGGATGAGAGATCCATCACAGCGCGCGTAAAGGTGATCTCAAGCGGAAAGACAGGTGTTGAGATGGAGGCCCTGGTCGGAGCCAGTACTGCACTCCTCACAATATGGGATATGGTGAAATCTGCAGAAAAAGACGAGAACGGACAGTATCCGGTCACCCGGATCAGCGACATCATAGTTGAAGAGAAACGAAAAGGGCACCAGCCATAA
- a CDS encoding 50S ribosomal protein L15e, which translates to MAKSMYAYVRDAWKVPAKSGVRALLWERMQVWRREGSVVRVLRPTRIDRARSLGYKAKQGIVVVRVKVRRGGRRASRYVRARRTARMGINKRTMGKSIQRIAEERASRKYPNMEALNSYWVGEDGKQKWYEVILVDPHHPSVINDSNLSWISQTGHRGRAERGKTSAGMKGRGMGKRGIGTEKCRPSVRSNANRAK; encoded by the coding sequence ATGGCAAAATCGATGTATGCATATGTCAGGGATGCATGGAAGGTTCCGGCAAAGTCCGGAGTTCGTGCACTCCTCTGGGAACGTATGCAGGTATGGCGCCGGGAAGGCAGCGTAGTACGTGTCCTCCGGCCAACAAGAATTGACCGTGCACGTTCACTCGGATACAAGGCAAAACAAGGAATTGTTGTCGTCCGTGTAAAAGTCCGCCGTGGTGGAAGAAGGGCATCCCGGTATGTCCGGGCCCGGAGAACTGCACGGATGGGCATCAACAAGCGCACCATGGGTAAGAGTATTCAGCGGATCGCAGAAGAGCGTGCAAGCAGAAAATACCCGAACATGGAAGCACTGAACTCATACTGGGTTGGTGAAGACGGTAAGCAGAAGTGGTATGAAGTTATTTTAGTAGACCCACACCACCCGTCGGTTATCAATGACTCCAATCTCAGCTGGATCAGTCAGACCGGACACCGCGGTCGTGCTGAGCGTGGAAAGACCAGTGCAGGTATGAAAGGCCGTGGTATGGGCAAGCGTGGAATCGGTACCGAAAAGTGCCGCCCAAGTGTAAGGTCCAATGCCAACCGGGCCAAATAA
- a CDS encoding RNase P subunit p30 family protein, with product MQRIDGCSFLFQSGSCSVSRAIRELKEIGYTGMVACGIRDGKVPFDDFQIIPARYIRGTNIRNLQKEIQDPAEKGRYCMVQAGENGLNRSLLTLPGIHILCDLQSAPKNAFDRFCGQLAAERNIAIDIRVRPLWELRGVPRQRVIRAYEELLLLQNRYEFPVTISSGAQTLFEIRNSRAVTALLTEVGMDKDLIARSFASVPGLLETHKAVQEISE from the coding sequence ATGCAGCGTATTGACGGCTGTTCTTTTTTATTTCAATCAGGTTCCTGCTCAGTCAGTCGTGCCATAAGGGAACTGAAAGAGATCGGATATACCGGAATGGTTGCCTGTGGCATCAGGGATGGGAAGGTACCATTCGATGATTTCCAGATTATTCCTGCCAGGTACATCAGAGGAACTAACATCAGAAATCTCCAGAAAGAGATCCAGGATCCTGCCGAAAAAGGCAGGTATTGCATGGTACAGGCTGGAGAAAACGGGCTCAATCGTTCTCTTTTAACCCTTCCAGGAATCCATATCCTTTGTGATCTGCAGAGTGCCCCGAAAAATGCTTTTGACCGTTTTTGCGGACAATTAGCGGCTGAACGGAATATCGCCATTGACATCAGAGTCAGACCACTCTGGGAACTTAGGGGAGTCCCAAGACAACGAGTGATACGAGCGTATGAGGAACTCCTTCTCCTGCAGAACAGGTATGAATTTCCAGTCACAATCTCCAGCGGTGCACAGACACTCTTTGAAATAAGAAACAGCCGGGCAGTTACGGCACTTCTCACAGAGGTTGGAATGGACAAGGATCTCATCGCCAGATCCTTTGCATCAGTGCCTGGCCTTCTTGAAACCCATAAAGCAGTACAGGAGATATCCGAATGA
- a CDS encoding Rpp14/Pop5 family protein: MRLRPSMRENYRYILARVVSAEQIDAKDIYLAISDTFCSLFGEIHASCAWVAVMEYKIPYTIIRFRRGYEQKVEAALATITTVKGSAAAVHPVKTSGTIRTIREEIHKRNFSSRPGKVKINGEWFSAEIRTDNRIDLKEKGINPNIPLYITEEDIEDLHYDE; encoded by the coding sequence ATGAGGCTCAGACCCTCAATGCGGGAGAATTATCGATATATCCTCGCCAGAGTTGTATCTGCAGAACAGATTGATGCTAAAGATATCTACCTGGCAATTTCTGACACATTTTGTTCACTTTTTGGTGAGATTCACGCATCATGTGCCTGGGTAGCAGTAATGGAGTACAAAATCCCATACACCATTATCAGATTCAGAAGAGGGTATGAACAGAAAGTAGAGGCTGCACTTGCCACCATTACAACAGTAAAAGGATCAGCGGCAGCAGTACATCCGGTGAAGACATCGGGAACAATCAGGACGATCAGAGAAGAGATTCACAAGAGAAATTTCTCATCCCGCCCTGGCAAAGTGAAAATTAACGGCGAATGGTTCTCTGCTGAAATTCGAACAGACAACAGGATCGATCTGAAGGAGAAGGGCATTAATCCTAATATACCCCTCTATATAACAGAAGAGGATATCGAGGACCTGCACTATGATGAATAA
- the psmA gene encoding archaeal proteasome endopeptidase complex subunit alpha gives MMNNNQAAYDRAITVFSPDGRLYQVEYAREAVKRGTTAVGIKCQDGVVLIVDKRINSRLLEANSIEKIFRIDEHIGVASSGLVGDARALVDRARVEAQINRISYDEPIDVETLSKKLGDHMQTYTQFGGARPYGTALLITGISDGQFRLFETDPSGTLLEYKATGIGTGRPAVMKLFEEEYTHECSLDDAIKLGLKALHEATEGKFDVSTVEIGVISRSEGIFRKMTREEVATYIDQPA, from the coding sequence ATGATGAATAATAACCAAGCTGCATATGATCGTGCGATAACCGTCTTCAGTCCTGACGGGCGCCTATATCAGGTAGAGTATGCCCGTGAAGCGGTTAAAAGGGGGACCACTGCCGTAGGAATAAAATGTCAGGACGGAGTGGTTCTGATAGTAGACAAGCGAATCAACTCCCGTCTCCTTGAAGCAAATTCTATTGAGAAGATCTTCAGAATTGACGAACATATCGGAGTGGCCTCATCTGGTCTGGTCGGTGATGCGCGTGCTTTGGTTGACAGGGCACGGGTCGAGGCACAGATTAACCGGATCTCATACGACGAGCCCATTGATGTGGAGACTCTCTCAAAGAAACTCGGGGATCACATGCAGACCTACACCCAGTTTGGAGGAGCCAGACCGTATGGAACAGCTCTCCTGATAACGGGAATCTCTGATGGTCAGTTCAGACTTTTCGAAACCGATCCCAGTGGCACACTCCTTGAGTACAAAGCAACAGGGATAGGAACCGGAAGGCCGGCTGTAATGAAACTCTTTGAAGAAGAGTATACCCATGAATGCTCTCTCGATGATGCCATTAAACTCGGACTGAAAGCACTTCACGAGGCTACTGAAGGGAAATTTGATGTCTCAACGGTTGAGATCGGAGTGATCTCCCGAAGTGAAGGCATCTTCAGAAAGATGACCAGGGAAGAGGTCGCAACATACATCGATCAGCCCGCGTAA
- a CDS encoding ribosome assembly factor SBDS: MIPLDHAVVARIESHGERFEILVDPDIAAKIRHGESIDIEDAVAALYIFENASQAEKASDEGLKKVFGTTSFQEIATKIILKGEIHLTAEQRRAMIVEKRKQVVFFIARNAINPQTGHPHPPQRIEMAMEEAKVNIDPFRSLEELVKDTMKLLRPLIPIKFEEIKVAVHIPADYAPRAYGEIQSAATIDQQEWQKDGSWICVVTIPAGIQNEFYDLINKISRGEAETKLVK; this comes from the coding sequence ATGATACCACTAGATCATGCAGTGGTTGCCAGAATCGAGAGTCATGGTGAACGGTTTGAAATTCTGGTAGATCCGGATATTGCCGCAAAAATCCGCCATGGCGAATCGATCGATATTGAGGATGCAGTTGCTGCCCTCTACATCTTTGAGAACGCATCACAGGCAGAAAAAGCATCAGATGAAGGTCTGAAGAAAGTATTCGGGACCACCTCTTTCCAGGAGATTGCAACAAAGATCATCCTGAAAGGAGAGATTCATCTTACCGCAGAACAGCGACGGGCAATGATTGTAGAGAAGCGTAAGCAGGTCGTATTCTTCATTGCACGAAACGCTATCAACCCACAGACAGGTCACCCGCATCCACCCCAGAGAATTGAGATGGCCATGGAAGAGGCAAAAGTGAATATCGATCCTTTCCGCAGTCTGGAAGAACTCGTGAAGGATACGATGAAACTGCTTCGGCCTCTCATTCCAATTAAATTTGAGGAGATCAAGGTAGCAGTCCATATCCCTGCCGATTATGCACCCCGGGCCTATGGCGAGATCCAGTCTGCTGCCACCATCGATCAGCAGGAGTGGCAGAAAGACGGCTCATGGATCTGTGTTGTAACCATCCCCGCAGGAATTCAGAACGAATTCTATGATCTGATCAACAAGATCAGCCGCGGAGAAGCAGAAACGAAACTTGTCAAGTAA
- a CDS encoding 50S ribosomal protein L37ae: MGSVKTKAKGRVSGSTGRFGPRYGRFIRKRVREIEVISKAAHTCPRCDNITVKRVGTGIWECKKCQFKYAGGAYVPVTPNLKIALRAIERTVKEG, from the coding sequence ATGGGTAGTGTCAAGACAAAGGCCAAAGGAAGGGTTTCCGGATCAACTGGTCGCTTTGGCCCACGATATGGAAGATTTATCCGCAAACGCGTTCGAGAAATTGAAGTTATTTCAAAAGCTGCTCACACATGCCCACGGTGCGACAATATTACTGTAAAAAGAGTCGGAACCGGAATCTGGGAATGTAAGAAGTGCCAGTTCAAATATGCCGGAGGCGCATATGTTCCGGTTACTCCAAACCTGAAGATCGCACTTCGCGCAATTGAACGCACGGTAAAGGAGGGATAA
- a CDS encoding DNA-directed RNA polymerase subunit P, whose amino-acid sequence MPGSYKCARCKQKVEIDINVRCPFCGHRILFKERGAAIKELKAR is encoded by the coding sequence ATGCCAGGCTCATATAAGTGCGCCCGGTGTAAACAGAAGGTCGAGATCGATATTAATGTCCGCTGTCCTTTCTGCGGACACCGGATCCTCTTCAAGGAACGAGGAGCAGCGATCAAAGAACTGAAAGCCCGATGA
- a CDS encoding KEOPS complex subunit Pcc1 yields MHVAQFRIETISASIICEAVAPEEEDEKTGMRSQGVCRMISDECLEISIHAADLPALRASVNSWLRLIQVAAEMIDSTQIKVGITSEGTSL; encoded by the coding sequence ATGCACGTTGCACAATTCAGGATAGAAACGATCTCAGCATCAATTATCTGTGAGGCTGTTGCTCCTGAAGAAGAGGATGAAAAAACCGGAATGAGATCACAGGGTGTGTGCCGGATGATATCTGATGAATGCCTTGAGATATCAATCCACGCTGCAGACCTTCCCGCACTTCGTGCATCAGTAAACTCATGGCTCAGATTGATACAGGTTGCAGCCGAGATGATTGACAGCACTCAAATCAAAGTAGGTATAACATCAGAGGGAACTTCACTATGA
- a CDS encoding prefoldin subunit beta: MNSIPPKVQNQINMLQQLQQQLQTVAGQKNQYELAAQEARRAVEELGDAPDGAAVYMTVGTVVIEKPRDQVLEKLNEKVETFEIRIKSIERQEKALQEKFEKLQAQVRQVLDGGSTPEAA, from the coding sequence ATGAACAGTATTCCACCAAAAGTGCAGAACCAGATAAATATGCTGCAGCAGCTGCAGCAGCAGTTACAGACTGTCGCGGGTCAGAAAAACCAATATGAACTCGCTGCCCAGGAAGCGAGAAGAGCAGTAGAAGAGCTCGGTGACGCTCCCGATGGTGCAGCGGTTTACATGACTGTGGGAACTGTTGTTATAGAAAAACCGCGCGATCAGGTGCTTGAAAAATTAAATGAAAAGGTTGAGACATTCGAGATCAGAATAAAATCAATCGAAAGACAGGAAAAAGCACTTCAGGAGAAGTTTGAAAAACTTCAGGCACAGGTCAGACAGGTTCTCGACGGGGGAAGCACTCCGGAAGCTGCCTGA
- a CDS encoding NosD domain-containing protein: MDLERGRWGNPLIASDYRISRIILLILIIGIFSFPAVSGVIPPNTNTTSDTSPGVKIVDVSAIMDVSQIGEVPIGQIPDERITVITSVVNTGINVLSGLRIKIFLVREGREDTISAQLGSDFRNVDLNPGELKAFKNNYMIPKSLKPANYKIMIRIDSDGKEEGNSFVQYISDHIVKIGAFAGSGGSVPVYSPNSIETPGSYLLMRDIQGGDRNTIIKITCSDVTIDGGGHTIQGLPTGFTSAIYADGGNAIKNINIKNCVFDGVDFGVWLYRVEGGSIVNCTFKNCKNIGIRLDQSRTTTISDNTIVDNVMGIGAFQSVGNKITNNYLKNQFNAAANDDQRNFWSSETQAGTNIAGGSVRGGNVWLDINGSGFSMLTPDLNHDGIVDTPYTINGNNIDYYPIAISHTATAQSSPEQTPESTQVQDEQVINSSENSTVSAADPIVRQQNITPTREQNPTPSQSPVLDIKTGGQNGTGYADLVLSNLNATDSICSTSGLPITCMIENTGDLEARYFSVHYYLSDDQVITGSDEELGYHMVENLNPHEKQDLTDTLKIPVGTPMKMYSIGAIADPSNDIYEKNKINNNVLLNHRVQIRDC; this comes from the coding sequence ATGGATTTGGAAAGGGGGAGATGGGGAAATCCCCTGATAGCATCGGATTATAGAATATCGCGGATCATTCTTTTGATTTTAATAATCGGGATTTTTTCTTTTCCGGCGGTATCAGGGGTCATACCACCGAATACGAACACAACATCAGATACTTCACCAGGGGTAAAGATCGTTGATGTTTCTGCAATAATGGATGTGAGTCAGATAGGTGAGGTGCCAATCGGGCAGATCCCTGACGAGCGGATAACAGTCATCACATCTGTGGTTAACACCGGGATCAATGTCCTGTCTGGACTGCGTATCAAAATATTTCTTGTGCGAGAAGGAAGAGAAGATACGATCAGTGCCCAGCTCGGGAGTGACTTCAGGAATGTTGATTTAAATCCGGGGGAACTGAAGGCATTCAAAAATAATTATATGATACCCAAGAGCCTCAAACCCGCAAACTACAAGATTATGATCAGAATTGATTCAGATGGAAAGGAAGAAGGCAATTCATTTGTTCAATATATCAGCGATCATATTGTCAAGATCGGAGCATTCGCAGGATCGGGTGGATCTGTACCGGTCTACTCCCCAAATTCAATCGAGACACCGGGATCATATCTGTTGATGAGAGATATTCAGGGAGGTGACAGGAACACAATCATAAAAATTACCTGTTCTGATGTTACTATCGACGGAGGTGGCCATACGATACAGGGGCTGCCTACAGGGTTCACTTCTGCAATATATGCAGATGGAGGAAATGCAATCAAGAATATCAATATTAAGAACTGTGTCTTTGACGGGGTAGATTTCGGGGTCTGGTTATACCGCGTCGAAGGTGGATCCATTGTAAACTGCACATTTAAAAACTGTAAAAATATCGGTATACGCCTGGATCAATCACGTACCACAACCATTTCTGATAACACGATCGTGGATAACGTGATGGGTATTGGTGCATTCCAGTCTGTGGGTAATAAAATCACCAACAACTACCTGAAAAACCAGTTCAATGCTGCAGCTAACGATGACCAGCGTAACTTCTGGAGTAGTGAAACGCAGGCAGGGACCAACATTGCCGGAGGAAGTGTAAGGGGAGGAAATGTCTGGCTGGATATCAACGGAAGCGGATTTTCCATGCTTACCCCTGATCTGAACCACGATGGTATCGTCGATACCCCGTATACAATCAATGGAAATAATATCGATTATTATCCCATTGCAATTTCTCATACTGCCACTGCCCAGTCTTCACCAGAACAAACCCCTGAATCAACCCAGGTTCAGGACGAGCAGGTGATAAATTCATCAGAAAACAGCACAGTTTCTGCAGCAGATCCTATTGTAAGGCAGCAAAATATCACTCCAACCAGGGAACAAAACCCAACACCTTCACAATCACCAGTTCTTGACATCAAAACAGGTGGACAGAACGGTACTGGTTATGCAGATCTGGTTCTTAGTAATCTGAATGCAACAGACAGCATCTGTAGCACATCAGGTCTTCCAATAACATGTATGATAGAGAACACCGGGGATCTGGAGGCAAGATACTTTTCAGTTCATTACTACCTGTCAGATGACCAGGTAATCACAGGATCGGATGAGGAACTCGGGTATCATATGGTCGAGAACCTTAACCCTCATGAGAAACAGGACCTTACCGATACCCTCAAAATTCCCGTCGGGACGCCCATGAAAATGTATTCCATCGGGGCAATCGCAGATCCATCCAATGATATCTACGAGAAGAACAAGATCAACAACAATGTACTCCTGAATCACCGGGTACAGATCAGAGACTGTTAA
- a CDS encoding peptidylprolyl isomerase produces the protein MDRSQIIPRRHRYLTVVCVVLLALALLAAGCTSKDEKSPASTSQPSQAAQSAAPADGVQNGDMVEINYTGTLANGSVFDSSKDRGPFQFVVGTGTAITGFDNQIRGMKVGQDKKFTLSPEEAYGQYDPSLIKSMPIDFVPKGENVTIGDTVTLFNGQAYFPAKIIEMNTTNVTFDLNSQLAGQSLTFEVTLVNVTPAKEVQELMKQLQEEQNQTVQVPVDTTGQSQSSSSQEATTQKKTL, from the coding sequence ATGGACAGATCTCAGATCATTCCCCGCAGACACAGATATCTCACCGTTGTCTGCGTCGTTCTTCTCGCCCTTGCCCTGCTGGCCGCCGGGTGCACCAGCAAGGATGAAAAATCACCGGCATCGACATCACAGCCATCCCAGGCCGCTCAGTCAGCAGCCCCCGCAGACGGGGTTCAGAATGGTGACATGGTTGAAATAAACTACACCGGAACCCTGGCAAACGGCTCAGTATTTGACAGCTCAAAAGACCGTGGTCCGTTCCAGTTCGTTGTTGGAACCGGTACTGCAATTACCGGGTTCGATAATCAGATTCGTGGCATGAAGGTCGGTCAAGACAAGAAGTTCACCCTGAGCCCTGAAGAGGCATATGGCCAGTATGACCCGTCCCTGATCAAATCAATGCCAATTGACTTTGTCCCAAAGGGTGAGAATGTAACCATCGGTGACACCGTGACGCTGTTTAACGGTCAGGCATATTTCCCTGCAAAGATCATCGAGATGAACACCACAAATGTGACATTTGATCTGAACAGCCAGCTTGCAGGCCAGAGCCTTACATTTGAGGTTACCCTTGTCAACGTCACTCCTGCAAAAGAGGTACAGGAGTTGATGAAGCAACTGCAGGAGGAGCAGAATCAGACTGTTCAGGTTCCTGTTGATACAACCGGCCAGAGTCAGTCCTCTTCTTCTCAAGAGGCAACAACCCAGAAGAAGACTCTCTAA